The following coding sequences are from one Anguilla anguilla isolate fAngAng1 chromosome 12, fAngAng1.pri, whole genome shotgun sequence window:
- the sik2b gene encoding serine/threonine-protein kinase SIK2, with protein MVMADSHQKPMLRGPVRVGFYDIERTLGKGNFAVVKLARHRITKTEVAIKIIDKTQLDAVNLEKIYREVQIMKMLDHPHIIKLYQVMETKNMLYLVTEYAKNGEIFDYLANHGRLSEPEARRKFWQILSAVEYCHNRNIVHRDLKAENLLLDGHMNIKIADFGFGNFFQPGEPLATWCGSPPYAAPEVFEGQQYEGPQLDIWSMGVVLYVLVCGALPFDGPTLPVLRQRVLEGRFRIPYFMTEDCEHLIRRMLVLDPSKRLSVAQIKEHRWMALEVPVQRPTLYQRSTPAEGEAGGVAGYSEQVLRLMHSLGIDQHKTVESLQNKSYNHFAAIYYLLVERLKAHRCSFPVEQRLDPRQRRPSTIAEQSLAKAGGAVPAQVGLLPQGVRLLRSSALPQPAAESFAFPQSSCQPEHSFMEEDVGTPKVNGCLLEPLPPAIIRKTSTSSPSNMMETSIDEGIETEEPEMEDDPSHVFAAFQTARFGQRRHTLSEVTNQPGGVTGTGKLFSMGHNPSLGSVDSEYDMGSVHSDLSLLEDPCAANTSGPRMTPPFIGLKPANPAMQTLSSQRREAHNRSPISFREGRRASDTSLTQGLVAFRQHLQNLARTKGILELNKAQMLYEQMGSGEDPGLYPPDTHPHLYDLLDPLLQGEGGQQQDSLAVFSAGAQPPLLSRRQSLETQYLSHRLQKGSLMVSPPSSCQMFCKEPPRSLEQQLQEHRLQQKRMFLQKQSQLQSYFNQMQIAEGSYPHPPPRGPGDHSGPPPLQGPIATATQPSAQPSPHYGRAPGLGPLMGPSAEAVIFEPYPGHYPQLLHAPPLPPGLPAHPHGHAPEALGYPVCDLTLSHSAEALCAEQYQCPADPGQPPPAAQAEGAGPGYDGLALPELHDAFLEGEMMETVDSQHGFVLVN; from the exons GTCATGGAAACCAAGAACATGCTGTACTTGGTGACGGAGTATGCCAAAAACGGAGAGATCTTTG ACTATCTGGCCAACCACGGGCGGCTGAGCGAGCCGGAGGCGCGGCGCAAGTTCTGGCAGATCCTGTCGGCCGTGGAGTACTGCCACAACCGCAACATCGTCCACCGCGACCTGAAGGCCGAGAACCTGCTGCTGGACGGCCACATGAACATCAAGATCGCAG ATTTCGGGTTCGGTAACTTCTTCCAGCCGGGGGAGCCCCTGGCCACGTGGTGCGGGAGCCCCCCTTACGCTGCTCCGGAGGTCTTCGAGGGGCAGCAGTACGAGGGACCCCAGCTGGACATTTGG AGCATGGGCGTGGTGCTGTACGTGCTGGTGTGCGGGGCGCTGCCCTTCGACGGCCCCACCCTGCCCGTGCTGCGACAGCGCGTTCTGGAGGGGCGGTTCCGCATACCCTACTTCATGACGGAAG actGTGAGCACCTGATCCGGCGCATGCTGGTTCTGGACCCGTCCAAGCGGCTGTCGGTGGCGCAGATTAAGGAGCACCGCTGGATGGCGCTGGAGGTGCCCGTCCAGCGGCCCACGCTGTACCAGCGGAGCACGCCCGCCGAGGGCGAggccgggggcgtggccgggtACAGCGAGCAGGTGCTGCGGCTCATGCACAGCCTGGGCATCGACCAGCACAAGACCGTGGAG TCTCTGCAGAACAAGAGCTACAACCACTTTGCCGCCATCTACTACCTCCTGGTGGAGCGGCTGAAGGCCCACCGCTGCAGCTTCCCCGTGGAGCAGCGGCTGGACCCCCGGCAGCGCCGGCCCAGCACCATCGCCGAGCAGTCCCTCGCCAag GCGGGCGGCGCCGTTCCCGCGCAGGTGGGGCTCCTCCCTCAGGGCGTGCGCCTCCTGCGGTCCTCCGCCCTCCCGCAGCCCGCCGCCGAGTCCTTcgccttcccacaatcctcctgTCAGCCGGAGCACAGCTTTATGGAGGAGGACGTGGGGACGCCCAAG GTCAATGGCTGTCTCctggagcccctcccccccgccatCATCCGCAAAACCAGCACCTCGTCGCCTAGCAACATGATGGAGACCTCCATCGACGAGGGCATCGAGACGGAGGAGCCGGAGATGGAGGACGACCCCTCCCACGTCTTCGCCGCCTTCCAGACGGCCCGATTCGGCCAGCGCCGCCACACCCTCTCCGAGGTCACCAACCAGCCCGGCGGCGTCACCGGCACAG GGAAGCTGTTCAGCATGGGCCACAACCCGTCCCTGGGCAGCGTGGACTCCGAGTACGACATGGGCTCGGTGCACAGTGACCTGAGCCTGCTGGAGGACCCCTGTGCCGCCAACACGTCCGGCCCCCGCATGACCCCGCCCTTCATCGGCCTGAAGCCCGCCAACCCCGCCATGCAGACGCTCTCCTCCCAGAGGAGGGAGGCCCACAACCGCTCACCAATCAGCTTCCGCGAGGGCCGCCGCGCCTCCGACACCTCCCTCACGCAAG GCTTGGTGGCCTTCAGGCAGCACTTGCAGAACCTGGCCCGGACCAAAGGCATCCTGGAGCTGAACAAGGCGCAGATGCTGTATGAGCAGATGGGCTCCGGGGAGGACCCAGGGCTCTACCCTCCGGACACGCACCCGCACCTGTACGACCTGCTGGACCccctgctgcag GGCGAAGGGGGCCAGCAGCAGGACAGTTTAGCGGTGTTTTCGGCTGGCGCCCAACCCCCGTTACTGTCCCGGAGACAGAGCCTGGAGACCCAGTACCTGTCCCACAGACTGCAG AAGGGCAGCCTCATGGTCAGCCCCCCCAGCAGCTGCCAGATGTTCTGTAAGGAGCCCCCCCGCAGCCTGGAGCAGCAGCTACAGGAGCACAG gctTCAGCAGAAGAGGATGTTCCTGCAGAAGCAGTCTCAGCTGCAGTCCTACTTCAATCAGATGCAGATTGCAGAGGGCtcgtacccccacccccctcccaggggccccggggacCATTCGGGCCCTCCCCCTCTGCAGGGCcccatcgccacggcgacgcaGCCCAGCGCCCAGCCGTCCCCTCACTACGGGCGGGCCCCGGGCCTCGGGCCCCTGATGGGGCCCAGCGCTGAGGCCGTGATCTTCGAGCCCTACCCGGGTCACTACCCGCAGCTGCTccacgccccgccccttccccccggCCTCCCCGCCCACCCGCACGGCCACGCCCCCGAGGCCCTGGGCTACCCCGTCTGCGACCTGACCCTGTCCCACTCGGCGGAGGCGCTGTGTGCGGAGCAGTACCAGTGCCCCGCGGACCCCGGGCAGCCTCCCCCCGCGGCCCAGGCCGAGGGCGCCGGGCCCGGGTACGACGGCCTGGCCCTCCCCGAGCTCCACGACGCCTTCCTGGAGGGCGAGATGATGGAGACGGTGGACTCGCAGCACGGCTTCGTCCTGGTGAACTGA